Proteins from a single region of Deltaproteobacteria bacterium:
- the yedF gene encoding sulfurtransferase-like selenium metabolism protein YedF, with the protein MKTIDCRGLACPGPVIQAKKTMEGMGTGTTFAIEVDSEAGRENVLRFARGKGASVSVENLEGNAFRLTIKPGKQSLSMGIRSSAAVFITSDRLGRGDDKLGTILMEGFVSTLVEQDTTPDVILMMNSGVRLAIEGSPVLDSMRVLADRGCEILVCGTCLDFFSLKEKLAAGAVSNMFEIQAALLHASTVIRP; encoded by the coding sequence ATGAAGACCATCGACTGCCGCGGGCTTGCATGCCCCGGTCCCGTGATTCAGGCAAAAAAAACCATGGAAGGAATGGGCACGGGAACCACTTTTGCCATCGAGGTGGACTCAGAGGCCGGCCGGGAAAACGTTCTGCGGTTCGCCCGGGGGAAGGGCGCCTCGGTAAGCGTGGAGAACCTCGAAGGCAACGCTTTCCGTTTGACCATTAAACCGGGTAAACAGTCCTTGTCCATGGGAATCCGATCCTCTGCGGCCGTTTTCATCACCAGCGATCGTCTTGGCAGAGGAGACGACAAGCTGGGGACTATACTCATGGAAGGATTCGTCTCAACGCTGGTGGAGCAGGATACCACCCCCGACGTGATCCTCATGATGAATTCCGGCGTGCGGCTCGCCATAGAGGGCTCCCCGGTACTCGATTCAATGAGGGTGCTTGCGGACCGGGGCTGCGAAATACTTGTGTGCGGAACCTGTCTTGACTTTTTCTCTCTGAAGGAGAAACTGGCCGCTGGAGCGGTGTCCAACATGTTTGAGATCCAGGCCGCGCTTCTGCACGCTTCCACAGTAATCAGACCGTAG